A portion of the Simkania negevensis Z genome contains these proteins:
- a CDS encoding YjdF family protein, with protein sequence MITIKATIFLEKNLWVGTFERTDKSGYEVARHIFGGEPSDAEVYEFVLKHFDTLCFGPAHEFELKIKRVNYKRQQREVRREMEQIKKTMQPSTHAQDAMRELIELSKKKRKTFSKQEREARKEAQFLLKQSKRKEKHRGR encoded by the coding sequence ATGATCACGATTAAGGCAACGATATTTTTAGAAAAAAATCTTTGGGTCGGTACATTTGAGCGTACCGACAAGTCAGGCTATGAGGTGGCTCGCCATATATTTGGTGGGGAACCATCAGATGCAGAAGTCTATGAGTTTGTGCTCAAGCATTTTGATACCCTTTGCTTTGGGCCTGCTCATGAGTTTGAGCTCAAGATTAAACGGGTGAATTATAAACGGCAGCAACGAGAAGTGCGGCGCGAGATGGAGCAGATCAAAAAAACGATGCAGCCGTCCACACATGCTCAAGATGCTATGCGTGAACTCATCGAGCTAAGTAAAAAGAAGCGGAAGACTTTTTCAAAACAAGAACGGGAAGCGCGCAAAGAAGCGCAGTTTTTGCTCAAACAATCAAAGCGCAAAGAAAAACATCGCGGAAGATAA